The following are encoded together in the Verrucomicrobiia bacterium genome:
- a CDS encoding transposase: MSYNPALHHRRSIRLKGYNYANTGAYFVTICTQGREGLFGEIKNGEMELNPAGRMVTAYWTDLSKRFSGVETDEFAVMPNHFHGIIVLVGADRRVCPDGVGGRELKAGGHIGPPLQKILQWFKTMTTNEYLKNVKNKNWPPFPGRLWQRNYYEHIIRDEDSLNKIREYIIQNPARWEYDMENTAGKPDGAEQDFWKVFG, translated from the coding sequence GTGAGTTATAACCCAGCCCTTCATCACCGCCGCTCTATTCGGCTCAAGGGTTACAATTATGCGAATACGGGGGCGTATTTTGTCACGATTTGCACGCAGGGGCGGGAGGGTTTGTTCGGGGAAATAAAAAACGGGGAGATGGAATTAAATCCGGCGGGACGGATGGTAACCGCATATTGGACGGATTTGTCCAAAAGATTTTCGGGGGTCGAAACCGATGAATTCGCCGTAATGCCCAATCATTTCCACGGCATAATTGTTCTTGTAGGGGCAGACCGGCGTGTCTGCCCGGATGGGGTGGGTGGACGGGAATTAAAAGCGGGCGGACACATCGGTCCGCCCCTACAAAAAATCCTGCAATGGTTCAAAACGATGACGACCAACGAATATCTAAAAAATGTTAAGAACAAAAATTGGCCGCCGTTTCCCGGGCGGTTGTGGCAACGGAATTATTACGAGCACATCATCCGTGATGAAGATTCGTTGAACAAAATCCGGGAATACATCATCCAAAATCCGGCGCGGTGGGAATATGACATGGAAAATACCGCCGGTAAACCGGATGGGGCGGAACAGGATTTTTGGAAGGTTTTCGGGTAG